The sequence GCGCTTGGCCAGCCCCAGACGGTACTCCATCACATCGAGAGCGATGATCTTCCGTGCCCCCATCGCATGGGCGACCGCGATGACCCCCAAGCCGATCGGTCCGCTCCCCACGACCACCACGTTCGCCCCCGCAACCTGAGCGTTCTCCACAGCACTGACGCCGACGCCGAGGGGCTCCATCAGCGCCCCGTATTCGATGGGGATGGACTCCGGAAGCCGGACCAGGCAGGACTCCGGATAGGCCATGAACTCGGCGAAGGAACCGTCCCGATGGAGCCCCGGCAACTTGAGGTTGGCGCAGATATGCTGCATTCCGTTGCGGCACTGGTAGCAGAGCCCGCAGTTGATGTGAGTCTCTCCCGAGACGACGTCCCCCACCTTGAGGGACCTCACGCCCTTTCCCAACTCGACGATCGTCCCGACAAACTCGTGTCCCATGATAAGAGGGACCTTTTTGATGTTGGCCTGGGCCCAGCCGTTCCAGGCATAGATGTGAATATCCGTCCCGCAGATCGCGGTGCTGTGGACCTTGAGCAGGACCTCCCCCTCGGCCGGAATCGGGACGGGAACCCGATCGAAGCACCCTCCGTATGCGCGTTCCCTCTTCAAAAAGGCGTTCATCGTCATCGTTGTATCCCTCAATTCCCCTTCATGATTCCGCCGTCGACGGTAACGATCTCGGACGTCATCTGCCTCGCGGCATCCGAGGCCAGAAAGAGCGTCACGTTTGCGATGTCCTCCGCCAAAGCAAAACGCTTCAGCGGCGACGAGCTCAAAATGGCTTCCCGACGTTCGGGCTCCATCTCCCGAATCATGCTCGTCTCGACGGGTCCCGGACAGATGCAGTTCACGTTGATCCCGAAGGCTCCCATCTCCCGCGCAATTCCCTTCGTCATTGCGATGACGGCCCCCTTGGAGGATCCATAAAGCGTACTGCCCAGAAAACCGCCGCCGGTCTTTCCCGCAATGGAGCCGATATTGACGATCTTTCCGTAACGACGTTCCACCATGAAGGGAAGTACGGCCTTGTTGCACGTGAAGATGCCCTTGACGTTGACTCGGTAGACCCTGTCGAAGGCATCCTCATCGGTATCGAGAAAGGGCTGCGTGTGAACGATTCCCGCCGAACAAACCAGGATATCGATCCGCCCCCAGCGCTCATGGACGCGCGCCATGTTTTCCCTCACCTCGGGCAGGTTGCCCACATCGGTCTTCAGAAACAAGCAGTTTTCTCGCGTCGCAGGGGTAAGGTTGTCCGCCTTCCACTCCCCTTCGTTCAAATCCCACGGCGAAACCTTCGCCCCCAACGATTCGAACGCCCTCGCTATCGCCAGGCCTATTCCCTGCGCGGCACCGGTGACAACGGCGACCTTGCCGGAAAAATCGAACGCCCTTTCCGATATACCCACAATTCATCGCCTCCTTGTCCTCAAAGGCACGTCCCAAACGAGCCTCCATTGCCGCCCGTCAAGGTGTGGAAACGCGCATCAGCAAGAGAGCCGCACTCCCTATTTCAGAATTCCCGGGAGAAACATGGTTATTTGAGGGATATAAGTGATCAGTAGCAACGCAAGGACGCCCGCCACGACAAAGGGAACGATCTTCCGGCAAATTTCGGCCACGGGAAGCTTCGCGATGTTGCACCCCACATAGAGATTGATGCCTACAGGAGGTGTTATGAGGCCAATCGCCATATTGACGGTGACAAAAACGCCAAAGTGCACCGGATCGATTTTCATCGCGGTGACGACGGGCATGAGGATGGGGATCAGGATGTAATAGGCGGAGTTCGCGTCCAAAAAACAGCCCGCAATGAGGAAAATGACGTTGACGATGAGCAACAGGGCAATCTTGTTGAACCCCAACCCCAGCATGGCGCTGGATATGTCGCTGGCAATGTGGCTTGTGGCCAAGAGCCATGCAAAAACGCTTGCCGCTGCGATGATGAACATCACAACTCCGGAAGAGATGGCGGCATCGACGAACAGCGTCCAGAGATCGCGGAGCCTGATCTCCTTGTAAATGAAGAGGCCGACGAAGAGGCCATACACCACCGAAACTCCGGCGGCCTCCGTAGGCGTGAAGATCCCGCCGTAAATGCCGCCCAGAATGATCACCGGCGTCATCAGCCCCCAGAGGGCATCCTTGAAAGCGGCCCACCACTCTCCCGGACTGGCCTTCGGCTGCCGGACGATGTTCGCGTTGCCCCGCGATACGTAGACCGCCGCCAAAACATAGGCAATCCCGACAAGGATTCCCGGAACAATCCCGCCGCTGAACAACGCGCTGACGGACACGTCGGCGATGGAGGCATAGACCACAAAGGCGATGCTCGGGGGAATGATGATCCCAATCCCGCCTGACGCGCTCATGAGCGCCGTCGCCATGCCCTTATCGTACCCCGCCTTGACCATCGCGGGAATCAGGACACTTCCCAAAGCGGCAACGGTCGCCGGACCGGACCCGGAGATGGCGGCGAAGAAACAGGCCACAATGACCACTACCGATATCAGCCCGCTCTTGCGATGCCCGACGCAGACCGATGCAAAGCGGATCAGGCGCGTGGAGATCCCCGCATATTCCATGATCACGCCGGCAAGGATGAAGAAGGGAATGGCGAGCAGGGCGAATTTGCCGATGGCCGTGTACATGATGCTGGGGAACATCGCAAACGAAAAGTCCCCCAAATAAAGGCCGATGAGGGAGGAAAGACCGAGGGAAACGGCGATGGGAACGTTCAGGAAGACCAGGGTAAAGAATACCCCGAGCAGAATTATTCCTGACATCTGGGCACCCCTCCCGTCGGATCGGCTGGGGAGCCTGCTCCCCAATAGAGCCTCTTGAATTCGTGGTAACCCGCACCCAGCGCCCGCAGTGCGATAAGCCCCCCACCCACGGGGACGGCAAGGCCCTGGACCATTACGGGCAGTTCCAAAGCCGGAGTCCTCGCTCCCAGCATGATTTGCCCTTCAACCATCACGATGCCCTCGTCGATCATGATCGCCATCATCGCGACGGAACAGAACATCGAAAACAAGGCCATGAACGCCTGCATTTTTTGGGGAAAAAGTTCGACGAAATAACTCATTCCGAGATGGGAAGACCTTTTGAACCCGGCAGCGATGCCGAGCATGCTGACCCAAACGAAGGCCATAACCGTAATCTCTTCCGTGAACGAAAAGGAATTGGTAAAACAATAGCGGCTGACCACATTGACGAAATTCATAACCGTCATGAAAGCGAGCCCAAGGACGATCAGGCCCTCTTCCAGAAAATCAAAAGCCCTTGCCATCGCTCTCAAGTTCTCTCACCCTCGCTTTTCATAGCCATTTGAGGCCATGGGGGAGTTGTTCCTCCCCCACGTCCCGACGCTCTCAAAAGCCGAGATGAAAAACGGACAGTTCCCTCCGAATGGACCGGAGACGCCGGAACCCCGCTTACTTGAAGGAATAGCCGAAAGCCCTGAGGAGATCCTCCCCGATTTTTTCCTTGTACTGGTCGTAGATGGGCGCAGCAGCCGTCTTGAATTCCTGAATCTGCTCCGGAGTCAGCCTGGTGACCGTCATGTGCTTCTCAAAGAGCTTGAGAATCTCGTCATCCATGGCCCGAGAGGCCTCGACCTGCTTCTTCATGGCGGCCACTCCGGCCTCCTTGAATATCTCCTTGTCGGCATCGCTCAGTTTTTTCCAGACCTTTCCGCTGACGGAAAGTGCGATGGGGTCATAGGAGTAATTCCACAGGGAGATGTATTTCTGAACCTCGTGAATCTTGGCGCTGCGCATGGTGTCGAGAGGATTTTCCTGTCCGTCGATGGTCCTCTGCTGCAGGGCCGTAAAGACCTCGGCAAAGTTCATCGCCGTGGGGTCCGCACCAAACAGCTTGAAGAGGTCGACATACATGGCGATGGCCGGCGTCCGGATCTTGAGCTGCTTGATATCGTCGAGGCCGGTGATGGGACGGACGTTGTTCGTGATCTGACGGAATCCGTTTTCGCCAAAGGCCAAAACGTGAGCGCCCTTTTTCTCTATGAGCTCCTTCAGCTTAAGCCCGCCCTGACCGTTGAACAAGATTTCGTCCACACTCTTATAGCCCTCAGGGAAAAGCCAAGGCATGGTCACAACCGTCAACTTGGGCTCGAAGCCCGTCATGTTGATGACGGAATGAAAATCGACATCCGTCACCCCGGTGAAGAGCATCTCCACCCCCTTCACCATGTCGCCGCCGGAGAGCTGCTCGTTCGGGAAGATCGAGATGACGTACCTTCCCTCCGTTTTCTCCTCCACCAGGCGTTTGAACTCCCTGGCTCCGACCATCCAGACGCTCGACTCGGAGGTGGTCAGATTCATCCTCAATTCCACCGGTTTTGCAAAACTCACGGAACAAGCGACCACGACAAACATGATTCCAAGAACTGCGACCAATGCCTTTTTCACTACTTTCACCTCCCTGAAATTTTGGACAACAACCTTCTGCAAAACCGGCACCCTTCCGGCCGCATGCCGTCGAGGTGCCGCGCGAAACAGCGTTCTACGCCGGCGGGAAGTGGATGGCCTGGCCCCAGGTGGCCATCGCCGCCTCGGGGAACGCCTCCGAGACCGTGGGGTGCGGGTGGATGGTGGACACGAGCTCCTCGAGCGTCGCCTCCAGACGAAGCGCCAGGCCGCCCTCCGCGATCATGTCCGTCGCCGGGCCGCCCGCCATGTGCACGCCCAGCACCTCGTCGTACCGCTCGTCGGAGACGATCTTGACCATCCCCGCGGCGTCGCCCGTGATGATGCTCTTGCCGTTCCCCGCCAGGGGGAAGCGCCCGACCCGGACCCTGTGTCCGCGCCGCACGGCCTCCTCCTCGCTCAGCCCCACGGAGGCGACGGCCGGGGACGTGTAGATCGCGCTGGGGACCGTCTTGTAGTCCATGTGGACCTTGTGCCCGTCCTCCAGCAGGATGTTCTCCGCGGCCACCTCGCCCTCGCGCTCCGCCACATGGGCCAGCATGATGGGGCTGGTGCAGTCCCCCACCGCATAGACGCCCGGGACGCGCGTCTCCATGCGCGCGTTCGTGACCACGCGCCCGCGCTGAACCTCCACGCCGATCTCCTCCAGGCCCAGGCCCCGCGTCACGGGACGCCGGCCCGTGGCGACCAGCACGCGCTCGGCGAAGAGCCGCAGAGCGCCGCCGCCCGAGCCGATCTCCAGGGAGTAGCCGTCCCCATCCCTGGACACGCTGCCCAGCCGGGCGCCCGTGTGGAAGGTCACCCCGCGCGCCTCCAGGGACTTGCGCAGGATTCCCGCTATTTCCGCATCGACGTTCGGCAGGATCTGGGGCAGCATCTCGACGACCGTCACCTCCACGCCGAACGCCGCGAAGACGGAGGCGAACTCCACGCCGATGACCCCACCGCCCGCGATGGCGATGCTCCGGGGCAGGGACTCCAGGGACAGGGCCCCGTCGCTCGTGAGGATACCGGGAAGGTCCAGACCCGGGACCGGCGGCAGCGACGGCTCGGATCCCGACGCCACGATGACGGCGTCCGCGTCGATGCGGCGCCCGTCCACCTCGGCGGTACGAGGGCCCGCCAGACGCGCGGTCCCCTCGACCAGCGTCACCCCGTTGGCCTTCAGGAGCCCGACGACGCCCTCGACCATGTAGTCGACGACCTCCTGCTTGCGCTTCAGGATCGCCCCCCAGTCGAAGCGGGGGTTGTCGGCATAGATGCCGATCGTCGGCCCCTCCTGCCGGATCGCTGTGTAGAGCTCCGCGGCGTGCAGCAGGACCTTCGTGGGGATGCACCCCACGTTCAGACAGGTGCCGCCCGGACGCTTTCGTTCGACCACCGTAACGGAGGCGCCCAGCTGCGCCGCGCGTATCGCGGCGACGTAGCCGCCGGGGCCGCCCCCGACGACGAGGACTCTCTTTTTCAAAAAAAACACCCTTTCGTCTCGAAGAAGCTATGACGGAACCCCCGGGGACGGAGCCCCGGGGTTTTTGTCCGGAACACCCAAAGAGAAATCCCCGCGCCTACAGCAGGAACAGCTCGGGATTCTCGACCAGCTCCTTCAGCTTCGCCAGAACGGCGGCCGCATCGGCCCCGTCGATGAGACGATGGTCCGCGCTCAGGCAGAACGTGGCGATGGGCCGGACGACCACCTCGCCGTCCACGACCACCGGCTTCTCCCGGGTCGTCCCGACCCCGAGGATCGCGGCCTCCGGCGGGTTGATGATCGGGGTGAAGCTGTCGATCCCGACCATCCCGAGGTTGGACAGGGTGAAGGTCCCGCCCATGGTGTCGTCCGGCATCAGCCTGCCGCAGCGCGCCCGCTCCACGAGGTCCGCCCGCGCGCTCGCGATCTCCGCAAGCCCCTTGTTCTGGACGTCCTTGATGTTGGGGACGATCAGCCCGCCCGGCAGGGCCACGGCCAGCCCGACGTTCACCGAGCCGTGCAGCACGAAGCCGGCGATCCGCCCCTCCTCGAGCTGCACCGAGGCGTTGAGCATCGGGGTCTCCACCAGGAGCTTGGCGCAGAGCTTCATCAGAAGGTCGTTGACGGAGATGCGGACGCCGCCCTTCATCCGTTCGTTCAGGCGCTTGCGCAGGGCCTCCAGCTCGCTCATATCCACGTCCGCGAAGTACCGGACCGCGGGGATGGTGTTGACGCTCTCGAGCATCCGTTCCCCGATGATCCGGCGCATCTGCGTCGCGGGGACGACGCGGTCGTTGGCGCCCGCGCCCATCGAGGCGATGGAAGCCGCCACGTCGGCCTTCATCAGCCTGCCCGAGGCGCCGAGCGACGCGAGGTCCAGCCCCGCCTCCTGCGCCATCCGCGCCGCGACGGGCGAGGCTTTTCCGACTCCCCGCCCCTCCGCCTCCAGGACGTCGCGCGCGACCACCCAGCCGCGCGGACCCGTGCCCTGCAATGCGGAGAGGTCGATGCCCTTCTCGCGCGCGATCTTCTTGGCCTTCGGCGACGCGGCCACGGGCCCCGACGCGGGGGCCTGGGCCGCAGGGGCCGATGCCGCCGCCGACGGAGCCGCAGGGGCGGGCGCCGACGGCTTGGGGG is a genomic window of Fretibacterium sp. OH1220_COT-178 containing:
- a CDS encoding zinc-binding dehydrogenase, with amino-acid sequence MNAFLKRERAYGGCFDRVPVPIPAEGEVLLKVHSTAICGTDIHIYAWNGWAQANIKKVPLIMGHEFVGTIVELGKGVRSLKVGDVVSGETHINCGLCYQCRNGMQHICANLKLPGLHRDGSFAEFMAYPESCLVRLPESIPIEYGALMEPLGVGVSAVENAQVAGANVVVVGSGPIGLGVIAVAHAMGARKIIALDVMEYRLGLAKRCGAEHAVDTSKSDPGEFVREQTHGVGADVVFDASGNPRAIAGAFKYLRKGGEVHLLGLPSEPTAIDLAPDVIFKEATVYGYHGRKMFSTWTRMLGLIESGRIELESLISHRLPLTDAEKAFELLLRGEDASKILLLP
- a CDS encoding SDR family NAD(P)-dependent oxidoreductase — its product is MGISERAFDFSGKVAVVTGAAQGIGLAIARAFESLGAKVSPWDLNEGEWKADNLTPATRENCLFLKTDVGNLPEVRENMARVHERWGRIDILVCSAGIVHTQPFLDTDEDAFDRVYRVNVKGIFTCNKAVLPFMVERRYGKIVNIGSIAGKTGGGFLGSTLYGSSKGAVIAMTKGIAREMGAFGINVNCICPGPVETSMIREMEPERREAILSSSPLKRFALAEDIANVTLFLASDAARQMTSEIVTVDGGIMKGN
- a CDS encoding TRAP transporter large permease — encoded protein: MSGIILLGVFFTLVFLNVPIAVSLGLSSLIGLYLGDFSFAMFPSIMYTAIGKFALLAIPFFILAGVIMEYAGISTRLIRFASVCVGHRKSGLISVVVIVACFFAAISGSGPATVAALGSVLIPAMVKAGYDKGMATALMSASGGIGIIIPPSIAFVVYASIADVSVSALFSGGIVPGILVGIAYVLAAVYVSRGNANIVRQPKASPGEWWAAFKDALWGLMTPVIILGGIYGGIFTPTEAAGVSVVYGLFVGLFIYKEIRLRDLWTLFVDAAISSGVVMFIIAAASVFAWLLATSHIASDISSAMLGLGFNKIALLLIVNVIFLIAGCFLDANSAYYILIPILMPVVTAMKIDPVHFGVFVTVNMAIGLITPPVGINLYVGCNIAKLPVAEICRKIVPFVVAGVLALLLITYIPQITMFLPGILK
- a CDS encoding TRAP transporter small permease; translated protein: MARAFDFLEEGLIVLGLAFMTVMNFVNVVSRYCFTNSFSFTEEITVMAFVWVSMLGIAAGFKRSSHLGMSYFVELFPQKMQAFMALFSMFCSVAMMAIMIDEGIVMVEGQIMLGARTPALELPVMVQGLAVPVGGGLIALRALGAGYHEFKRLYWGAGSPADPTGGVPRCQE
- a CDS encoding DctP family TRAP transporter solute-binding subunit, giving the protein MFVVVACSVSFAKPVELRMNLTTSESSVWMVGAREFKRLVEEKTEGRYVISIFPNEQLSGGDMVKGVEMLFTGVTDVDFHSVINMTGFEPKLTVVTMPWLFPEGYKSVDEILFNGQGGLKLKELIEKKGAHVLAFGENGFRQITNNVRPITGLDDIKQLKIRTPAIAMYVDLFKLFGADPTAMNFAEVFTALQQRTIDGQENPLDTMRSAKIHEVQKYISLWNYSYDPIALSVSGKVWKKLSDADKEIFKEAGVAAMKKQVEASRAMDDEILKLFEKHMTVTRLTPEQIQEFKTAAAPIYDQYKEKIGEDLLRAFGYSFK
- the lpdA gene encoding dihydrolipoyl dehydrogenase: MKKRVLVVGGGPGGYVAAIRAAQLGASVTVVERKRPGGTCLNVGCIPTKVLLHAAELYTAIRQEGPTIGIYADNPRFDWGAILKRKQEVVDYMVEGVVGLLKANGVTLVEGTARLAGPRTAEVDGRRIDADAVIVASGSEPSLPPVPGLDLPGILTSDGALSLESLPRSIAIAGGGVIGVEFASVFAAFGVEVTVVEMLPQILPNVDAEIAGILRKSLEARGVTFHTGARLGSVSRDGDGYSLEIGSGGGALRLFAERVLVATGRRPVTRGLGLEEIGVEVQRGRVVTNARMETRVPGVYAVGDCTSPIMLAHVAEREGEVAAENILLEDGHKVHMDYKTVPSAIYTSPAVASVGLSEEEAVRRGHRVRVGRFPLAGNGKSIITGDAAGMVKIVSDERYDEVLGVHMAGGPATDMIAEGGLALRLEATLEELVSTIHPHPTVSEAFPEAAMATWGQAIHFPPA
- a CDS encoding dihydrolipoamide acetyltransferase family protein, with the translated sequence PKPSAPAPAAPSAAASAPAAQAPASGPVAASPKAKKIAREKGIDLSALQGTGPRGWVVARDVLEAEGRGVGKASPVAARMAQEAGLDLASLGASGRLMKADVAASIASMGAGANDRVVPATQMRRIIGERMLESVNTIPAVRYFADVDMSELEALRKRLNERMKGGVRISVNDLLMKLCAKLLVETPMLNASVQLEEGRIAGFVLHGSVNVGLAVALPGGLIVPNIKDVQNKGLAEIASARADLVERARCGRLMPDDTMGGTFTLSNLGMVGIDSFTPIINPPEAAILGVGTTREKPVVVDGEVVVRPIATFCLSADHRLIDGADAAAVLAKLKELVENPELFLL